The region CAGATGAAGCACTTTCACTCGGGACGCCTTCCAAGAtggcctgggggggaggggggaaggggctcTTCACCTCAAAACACCAGCTGGGGGTCTTGGTGGACTTATGGCGCCCAAGGGGGTCAACTGAGCCTTTGGCAGGTTTACCTTAGTTCAGGGGGAGATATAACTCTTCCTTAGAGGGACAAAGTACCtggaactcgggggggggggcagggtgctCTGAGGATCCTGTGGGGGAAGCGAAGGGAGACGGTGGATTTCTCCCTTCCCTGCAACGGCCCCCCATGGAAAAATGGCCCCTCCATGGATAGGGGCAGCCTACTAGGGAAGACTGGGCACTGAGATTACACAATGCTGGTCATTCCGGGCCACCTTAGATTGAGCCCCTTCACTAGGGGCCCCTTTAAGGCTTTTCTGGGGGCTCCAGTGGCCCCACAAGACAGCAAGGAGTTTGTGTGGAGCCAAGGATTTGGCTGTTCCCCCAGATCCCACAGCAGCCCAGTTGTTCCCGTTCTTCTTGTTCCCCTGGGCATAACGGGTGAGTGACTCTGCCTAGCAAGCTGCCCCTCATCCCTTTTGGGCTTGTCAGGTAGAGCCCTCCTCCCACAAAGCTGCCCCAGTGAAGGTTGCTCCCTTGGACTTGAAACCTGGGTGCCCACTGGGGGGCTTTGCCACCCCCGATAACGGCTGAGCGATCTTGAAAGCAGCCTTTTCTGCTGGGGACGGCTGGAGACGAATGTCGGCTGCTCCGCCTGCTGCTTCCCCAGGCCAGACTCGCTGGCTGCtcatctcccccccacacacccccaGTGGGAAAAGCGCGCAGGGCCTGCTGGGTGTGCCagcctctcccttctcccttgtGGAATCCTCAGGGGGGCGGATTGCGTCACTCGGACGCCTTCGCGCTGCTGCGCAGGGCCGCTCTCTGGTTCAGGCCAGCCCGGAGCCTCCGGATGAGCTTGATGGCTGAGGTCCCAGCCcccagacgggggggggggcaccgggTGTGGGAAGGAGGCGGTGCTGAGCCATTCCAGAAAGCCAGGGGGAACAAGAAGAACAGGAACAACTGGGCTGCTGTGGGATCTGGAGGAAGAGGCAGCCGTGGCCCTGGGGCCGTGTGGTGAAACAGCCGTCCCCagagctccctccctccctccctccagagaTTGCAGCCGCAACGTTCTTCTCCATGCCCCCCAAAACCAGCTCTGAAAATCTCCTGGCTTCTTGCTGGTTCGCTTGGCATTCGGGAAGCGAtgccccccaacacacacacacacacacacacacacacatcccctgCTTCCATCGCCTTCCATGAAGCAAACTTTGAGCGGTGTCTCCTTGGGACTCTCCGTCTGCTGAAGCCGAGGGTTGGCCTGGGAAGTTCTTCCGTTTCATTCCATCCATTGTGTGGCTCCTGCATGGCAACACGGCGACAATGAATCCACCAAAGCCACAACTTGTGCTGTTGCAAACCGTCCTCTGAAATCTGTCAACTTGCATGAATGATACAATGTTTGTGTGCCTGATAAACTGTCTCCAAAGTAACCCATCTCAAGCCTCTTCCTCAACGCACGTTCTGGCCCAGAGGCCTTCCTTCGTGTGGCTCCATCCTGTTTCTCACAACATCCTTGCAGTGTAGGTTAAGCCTAGGGGAGTGCAAGAGGGAGGGGTGAGCTCTGAAAGGCCATCTAGCCCACCCCCAGCTCTGGCTGCCCAAACACCGCTTCCCCAGTTTCGCCCGGAGGATGCCTGCCCAGCTGTGGTGAGATGCCTTCCCGCAGCTGAATTAAATCCTCCCAGCATCCAGATTTCATCCCTGGCCGTCTTCTGAAGAGGTTCCTTGGCCCCGGAGCAttccagggggtgggtggggcagttcctcctccctcctgcccTTTTTCTGTTTGAAGTGGCACCCCCACTCCTGGGCACCCCTTGGCAGGCCAGATGGGGGCCCCACTGCTGCTGAATCCAGACCTttgtgtaacgttcccgtggttcgcccatgaggccaatgttgagaaaagacaggacacgacctttctcgggatggagcgacccagattgggggtctggtagccccttttattgagataggacaaaggcaggaggagcaatagcatgtggttaaaaactgcctgtaaaagtacaatttctaatctgctgctcagggaagttctgtctatatatggtcaaatcctgggcgtcattggtggggcacatctcaggatgttatgttatgcactatcaggatgttttaggagtttgttttctcctgtgtggttcagcgtggctctgcaactatattacaacaccttTGCTCTCTCTCCTCTGCAGACTGCCTGGGCACCCCGCTTGTCTACGCCCCAGTGAAGGCGGACCTCTCCGGGAACATTAAGGTAGGGAAGGGCAGCGAGGGCCCCCCCGAGGCTCTGAGGAAAGGGGCCGCTGGGGTTGAGCTGGGATCAGGCCCCGGCTGGCATCCACCCACCCTGGATTGTTTGTGGCCCAGCTCATGAGGCAGCCCTTTGCCAAGCACGGAGCTTCAGCCCCATAAGAAGCAGGATCAGGGGGGCTGCTAATTACACACCCTCCCCCACCAGCCGGGTCCAATGTCCGATTCTCTTTTGCGTCACTTTCAGAAAATACGGGCGGTTTATGAATCAAACCCAACCAAGTTCAAAACCCTTCAGAACATCTTGGAAGCGGAGAAGGAAATGCACGGGTCAGCCTGGCCGAAAGTGGGGGCCACCTTGGCCCTCATGTGGCTGAAGAGGTGAGGGGGGTGACCGCAAAGCTGCCTCTGCTCCCGAGGGGCGGCTGGAGGGCCCCACGGGGCCCCAGCTCCAGGGGGGAGGGCACTGGCAGCCTCTCAGAagcttttctccccctcccaggGGACTGAGGTTCATGCAGACCCTCCTGCAGAGCCTTTGCGATGGGGAGCAGGACAAGGAGAACCCCAACCTCATCCGTGTGAACGCCCTCAAGGCCTACGAGGTGGCCCTGAGGAAGTACCACGGCTGGCTGTTGCAGAAGCTCTTCCTGGTGAGCCCCCAAGTGGGAAGGGgccgggggggaggctgggggaaCCTGGGGGAGGGAGGCAAGACCCCagactccctccccctccttccaaggCTTTGGGGGCCTTTAGGACTGGACGATGCCAGCTCTGGCCCTGCGGGTGGGGCCTTTGCAAGGCAGAGACTGaccggcttcccccccccccccagggctccGTCTACGCCCTCCCCTACAAGTCGGACCTGCTGAAGGCGCTGGAGAAAGGCAAGGAGGTCAAGGAGGAAGAGACCTTTGAGAAGATCCACCAGTTCTTGTCCAAAGCGACACCCATCCTGGACACCATCTACGAGATGTACGCCAAAATGAACGCGGAGCTGAGCTACAAAGCTTGACCAGGCCCTCCCCTCCTCTGCCAGCCTGGGCCCCTCCtttgcctcccctccctccctccctccgctctgCAGCCCAGCAAGTGCCTTCCAGCCCTCCAGCCCTCTGCCTAGACCGAAGACTGGCCCAGGCTGATGGGCTTTGGTGCTCTTTTGTGGCCTTTCTCTAGTGGCCTTTCTCCTTCTAGGGACACAAGGGGGGAGGCAGCAGCCCTGCCCTGCTCCCTGGGGCTGCCTGCCAGGGGGAACCCGTCTTCCTCTGAGCTTTGGGCAGCACCCCATGGACCCCAGTTGCGCCCCAGGACTGGCTAGTGCCCCAACAGCCCACAAGCCGTGCCAGGAGGGCATGCAAAGCAGGGGAGCTTCACCCCTCAGGAGGCAACTTACTGGCATTGGGGCCATGGTGGGCTTCCCTTGCCTCCTCCTGGGTGGCCCTTTAACTCCCCTGCCTCACCTGACAAGAGCGACCGGAGCTCAGGGACTTTTCGGGGTGGCTCTTGGGGTGAACATCCACAAGGCCTCTTTGCACAAGGGATTTCTTCCGGGAACCGACTCCGGCTTAAAACCTGCTGTCATTTTCTGGGGGCATAAAAATTATGCCTTCATGGTGTTGCTTCTGCTTGATGCCTTCCGTGTGGATGGTTTTAGGAAACTCGTGAGTTGAATTAAAATTTTATGAGAGAGACGCGCAATTTATTTTGGTTTTCCCAAAGAAGACTCAGTGGGAGGGGCAGTGAGCCACACTGGCTGGGGATTATGGAGGTTGAGTGTGGGGGCATATGTGGGGGCATACTGCTTTAATTAATGCACCCAAACTATTTTGAAAAGACCTTTTAGGGCAGCCTGGTAGCCCATGTCCTTATTTGGAACTCCTGAAGGGAGAAGGACCTTCTCGGCTGGTCCTGTTACACCCAGTAGACGGTGGGCATCTTGGGATGGGTCAGGGGGGGTTTGCCCACCACGCTCACTTACCAGGGCCACTGGACTCGCAGCTGGGATttttcagaaactggcatttgctGCATCACACCAGCAGGGGGCAGCCTTTCCTCACAGATGAACCAGCAGAGACTTGGTGGAGGTGGGAaggccagggagggagggagggagggagggaggggtcagtAGATACAGCCCTCCCAAGTTTGCAGAAGGAGAAAGTTTATAAGGGAGGGGAGGATCCCTTTGGGGATGAGTGGGccatgtgtgggggggggggaggctgagtCCTGGGGACTCAGAACAGTCCTCAGTCATATTCCTCTCCCCACTGCAGGATCTCCACCCCACTGAACTCCAgcctctgcccccctccctcttccccatcAGCTCCTTGGCACTCCTGTCGTCCCTGGGTCAGGGGTGTAACCCAGGCCTGTTCAGGCTGGCCGGAAAAATTCCTAAGTCCAGCATAACTCTAAGCCCTTGGCTGCTCCGTCTAAAGCCAGTAGCCCagccggagggagggagggagggaggggtgagaCAGTCAGGGAGGGAAGGTGGCCCTTCACCCAAGCGGCccagaggaagaagggggaggggttgCAGTTCTCCCACAACAATCTCGGCCTGCCAGAATCCTTTCCTCCCCACAGAGGATGGTTttaaaagacccccccccctctgtctccctccttcAGTGTTGCAACTCTTACTCCCTGGGGGTTCTTCACAATCCCTTGCCAGTTTTCTGCCCACCTGCTtgcaggaaggaaagggggaagaaatCCACTCTGTTGTGCCTCTCACGGTGACTGGAGAGAAAACGCGTAAAGCTATTAAAAGGCACTTTCTAGTCCCACCTGGGCTCCACCTTGGCAATAAAGAGATTTTGCCAGGTTTCACAGGCAGTTAAGAGCAGGGCGTGTGCACAAAACTTTCCCAAACATTTACAGGAAGAGGAAGGCAGCctcatccccccctcccctccccacctgcagGCGAGCCTTTCTGAGCAAGAATTGGGTTGGGTTTCGGGGAGCGGAATTCCTTCCTGCACCCCCCAGAGGGGAGACCCTCAGCTGCCTCTCGGTTTGCTCTCGAGAAGACCTGGAGCGTTCCAGCGAAAGTGTTGATCCCCCAGGacagacccggggggggggggatctgacgAGCGACGTCTCCGCAAGGACAGCCTGGCCAGCTCGGGGGCGCCAGAactccttcgggggggggggtaggagcCGCGGTGCCGTCTCTTGAGGGGGGGGGTCGTTTCTCTTGCGCTCTGCAGTTGCGCTTCCTCTGCGCGGAGCAGGAGAAAAAGCTCCACTCGCGGGGTGGGGGGCAGCTGAAGCCCCTGCGGCGCCGGGGGAATCTGGAGACCCGGCGCTAAGGTGAGCAAGGCGCGTCCGGCGGGAGTGGAAGGGGCTGGGCTGGGGTCGGGGCGTGGCTGGGGGCCCCGGCTCTCTCTGGACACGTCCAGGGAAGACGGCTCCAGAAGGGCCGTTTGGCTGCTGCTTCTGACTCTCAGGCCCTGAACTCTCCCTCCAGGTCTCCGGGACTCGAGCGCCCATAATCCGCAGCCAGGGCAGCTAAAGGAGTCCGAAGGACCCGAGGCGGTTTCTCTCCGGAGCCCGACCAAGGGAGGCGCTGAGCTGGGCTCCCCGCTGCCTGTCTCGGAAGAAGGGAGCTGAGACAGGGCCGTTCAGCAAGGCGCAGCTTTGGGTCCTGGTGAGGCCACCTATCCGGGCCTGCCTCAGAGGCCAGTGCCGGACTTTGGGGAGCTGGGATTCACCTTCTTGCGGTGCCTTTCCCGGCGAGAACCGTCCGTTGCAGAGATTGAAGAGCCGCCGCCGCCCCTCAAACGGGCAACGTGGGTTACAGAGCCTCCtctgggcgcccccccccccaacatcatAATCCCGGGGCTGAAGGGGGCTCGGCGAGTCCGCCCCCTGGGAATCTGGTCGGCTTGGAAATGTGCTTCCTTCCTGCCTAGCGACCGTCGGCGCTGAAGGACGTAAGTCCGATCCCTGTCCAGCTCCAGCTCCGATGCAGGCGAGCCCCCGACTCTGCCCCACTCGGGGATTTTTGCTCTGCCCTTCGGGGTCCCTTCCACTCCGCTCGGGGCAGAGGAATCGCAGGAGGAAAGGGGGCCCTGCGGGGGCGCTTTTGGATCGGAGTTCACTCCCCGTGTTTTATGGAGTTGAACTCCCGCAGTCGCGGCTCCGTTTTTGGGTGGGACAGAATGATGCAATTTTGCAGGTATTTTCCTTGAACAGCCCCGCCCTGGGAGGTGCCCAGATTCACGCAGGGGTGCAGCGGCCGACTCTCTTCTGAGGCATCTCCTTTAAAGCCCGTGTCTTCCCATCCCCCCtccagaaagagaaggggggcAGGCTTTGGGCTCTGCTGCTCTCCAGCCCTTTGGCCTGGGGGGAggggctctccccccccctctccaagaTCCCGGGGGGGGGCTGTTTGGGCACGTTGGTTAATCCTTTGAGCTATGAAATTCTCCAAACACTTGAGCTGCAGgacagctggggaggggggggggttgggcatgcatagcctccggcccccagcccccccccccccccccagagaagaCACACTTTGGAGCAGAGTCCTGTGCTCTGAGGACTCTGGCAGGGTGGAGACCCAGCGCTGCCAGTGGCCCAACCACATCAGAGGAGACCAACTGCCTTCCGGCCAAAGCCCAGAAACACGCAGCTTCTCTCTGTCCCAGCTTGGCTGTCCCCAGTTGCCTCTGGCGCTGCAGGAGGAGCCAGGCTGCATCACGCCTCCCTCTGCCTGGGGAGACAGGGGCTCCcacctggagccccctccccaccccaggctcccaacgcagcaaaaaaaaaccccctgTTTTGGAAGGGgaggctcccctcccctctgaacgagccctccctccctccctcccattgggGCTGGCAAGGAAGCgccttgggatgctgcaaagggAGGCTTGGAAAGCTGTGGTGGGGCAGCTCCATCGGTTCCCAAAATAggcctgggggaggggagggcctCTCTTGCACACTGCTGCTTTTGGGGGGAGCTGTAAAGGTTCAGGatgaacagggggggggggattcctttAAAGCTCTCAAAAGGGACAGGAGAAAATTTGTCTCCCGTGGGGGCTCCTTGGGGGCCGGAATCCAAGGCAGGAGGGGGAGGTTGGCATTTAACCAGGGGGGGGCTTCTCTTCCCTGAATTGAtcccatctccccccctcccaacaatTGCCACATCTTGTGGTTGAAGATTTGCACCGTTTAATTCTGTCGCCAGTGAAGGAGCCGCCGGGCGAAGACGGCCAGAGAGGGAGGGGCTGCCTGCAGGAGGGGGCCACCTTCCCCCTTGTTTGCCCAACTACTGATTTGTAGTCCTTTGATCTTGGAGGAGGAGagctccccctcccacccagcaAATTCCTGCTCTGATGAGCTTGGTTCAATCCTGGACTTACTGGGCAGTGAGGGGCTGGTCAtcttccctggggggggggagatgggggggTGTTGATTTGCCTGAAGTTCTCATGACTTTGCACAAGCTTTGTTCCCCGCAAAGATTTGCACCATTCGGGCTGCCTTGCTGGTCTTGTGATTTGGACCCCCAAGGAAGAAGTTGGGTGAAGCTTCTGCCATCCAGGTTCTCAAAGGATTTCCTGATCACCCCAACAAGCAGCTGCATGGGAACCGGGACCTccccacctcccacccacccacccagcctgcTATGGCTTGGCTTCCTCTCCTCCcagtctccctctccccccacccacttcCTCCCAGTTCCTAATTTGTTCCTCCAAAGGGCTGAGGTCCCTGCGGCTTTTCCCGAGCACCAAGGCTCCCTACAGTCTTGGCTCTGGGAATTAGGAAAAGGTGGAAGAGGCCGGAAGCCCatggctgtaaagcacaataGGAGTCTTTTCGTGCCCAACCTCACTGGGTGCTACGCCCAGGCCCCACGGGCACAGGGCCAGCCAGCCTCCTCCCTGCTTAAGGACGCTGGGTCTCGCCCCAATCCAGGGTGCTCCGTAGTCCCAGCTTCTGTACCTGGGAAAGTGGGGCGGGGGTTGCCTCCTGAGGGCGAAGGGCAGGGGGCTGGGATCCCTCCCTGGGCCAAGGAAGGGCTGCAGCCCCATACATCCACCGGGGTTCAGCCACAAGGATTAAGGGGAGCCTGGGGTTCATTGGCCGGCCCTTCTGCACATGTCACCACCTCTCCACGTCAGGCTCTTCCAGAGGAGagctccttcctctccttcccctgctTCAGCCTGGGAAAATTCTCAGGATCCGGACTGACAGCTCCAGGGGCGGATGGAGAAATGCCGCTTCCATGTAGGCCTCCAaagcattggggggaggggggtggacCTCCTGGCCTCTGAGCATCTCAATCTTTCTGCTCCAGCACAGCTCCCACTGCCCTCCAAGAGATTGCAACCCTCCccagccaccccccccccaatgaaggGCCCTGGATGGTTCCAGAAAGAGGCTTTCGGGAAAGTCGGTGGGGGCCCGTGGCCGCCTCTACCCAGCCGTGGTGGAGCCCAGGACGGCTGCTGGCAGCCCCTGCAGGAGTGCTgcatcttccctccccccctccgctGTCTGGATTTTGGGTGGGGTCCGGCTGAAGTTTCCAGGAGCGGTGAAAGCACTCCTTGTTCCTTGCTGGGCCGGGCCTGAAGTGAGCTGCGGGCTGGTGGCCAGTCTCTCAAAGGCCTCTCTGAGTAGCAAGCAGGCTGTGCcccatgggagggagggaggggccggGTGGGTCAGGCAGGGCAGCCCCCAGCCAGGACAGCCGCATCTGGGAACAGTGTGTGCAGCTGCACCTCCAGCCCAGCCACACAGCCTTGATCCGGCTTCCACAGAGAGCAGAGGTGGGTGGTCTCGGGGCCCTAATGTGTGGGGGGTGGGAGGCAGTGGGGCGAGCAGGAGCTCCGAGTCCTCAGCGTCTCTTGGGAAAGGAAACTCCAGCCCCCTTTGCTCTGGGGCAGCTTGGGAAGGGCTCAGAGTCAGCCCAGCTTCCCGGCCTTTCCTCCGCTGGATGAAAGGTTTGGAAAGAGAATTTGAAAGATGACCAGACAGGGACGGTCTCTCCTCCCCCCCGAAGCCCCTGCAGCTTAGGGTTTGTGACCCTTTTCTGACAGACAGAAAGTTCCAAAACTTCAGGATTTCCATGGCTGCTAACTGGGGAgttccgtgtgtgtgtgagagagaggggggaggtggagggggggtTTCTCTGGGTTTCCACCATGGTCAAAGGAGGTCATCCCCAGGCAAAGCCGACAGAGTGACCAGCAGCAGGGGATGAGAGTTGTAAGGCCACGTGTGCCACGGGCACCTCCGCCCCCTGCCTGGCTTCTGACCTCCTTTCCTCCACCAGAGCCACGATGGCCGACCCGGAGGACACCCCCGTGGccagccccgctgaagcccccgAGGCCCCGGCTGAGGAGTCCTCCCCGCAGGGCGAGGCCTTCCCGCTCTCCTCCCTGGCCAACCTCTTTGAGGGCGAGGAGGGCTCTGGGCCTGGCGAGGCCCCCCGCAGCCCCCCCGGCTCAGGGGACGGCAAGCAGAACCTGCGGATGAAGTTCCACGGAGCCTTCCGGAAGGGGGTCCCCAACCCCATGGAGCTGCTGGAGTCCACCATCTACGAGTCCTCGGTGGTGCCGGGGCCCAAGAAAGCCCCCATGGACTCCCTCTTCGACTACGGCACCTACCGCCACCTCCCCAGCGACAACAAGCGCCGGCGGAAGAGGGCCCTGGAGTGAGTAGGGGTGGGAGGCGGATCTCCCTGCTGCTTAGTTGGGGGCTCCCGCCTCTCCCCACCGGTGCTGAGCTGCCTTCTCCCCCTGGCCCCTCCCCCAGGAAGAAGCGTCCCAGCGCCAAGGGGCCGgcccccaaccccccacccatcCTCAAGATCTTCAACCGGCCCATCCTCTTCGACATCGTCTCCCGGGGGTCCCTGGACGGGCTGGACGGCCTCTTGcctttcctgctgggccacaagaaGCGACTGACCGATGAGGAGTTCAGAGGTGAGTGAGGCGGGGGGGGGCTGTGGGGATGGGTACTTGGGGGGGAGATGCAGGTCTGTGGGGCAGAGAGGAGCCCGTCTTGGCCAAGAGATCTGTAGATGCCACCAAGCACCGCTGTAGCCCTATTCATCCCAGGTTTGGGGGCTCAAGGAAACCCACCCCCTGCTGGATCTAAGACAGGAAATGGGACCCCCCCGGGGAGATGCCCCCTTGCCCCTCTCTCTGCCAAGTGAGAAAAGTTGCTCCCGCCTCCTCAGAAACCTGAGCCAGCTGTTCACAGAAAAGTTACCAAGTGGCTACTCCAGTCGCAGAGGCCAGGGCCTGCTCCACAGTCCTGAAGTTCCAGGGGGAGGGGTGCCACAGCTGGATGCCACCAGATGCCGTGGCTGGGGGAgcaaaggggtgggtggggcatgATGGCCGTGACCTTCGCAGTTGCCAGCCCGCGGTGGGGCAAAGGCAGCCTGGGGGCCCAGATGGGAGGGGAGGCACTATCGCCGATGTTAAGATGGCCTCCGCTGTTGTGAGGACAAAAGGGGGAGTCTCAggcccccaggaaggaaggaaggaaggaagggggggcatTGCCGTAACCGAGGTGCCGATTTTGCCTGGCTCCAGAGCTCTCCACTGGGAAGACGTGTCTGCCCAAGGCCCTGCTCAACCTCAACGGGGGCCGGAATGACACCATCCCTCTCCTGCTGGACATTGCTGAGAAAACGGGGAACATGCGGGAATTCATCAACGCACCTTTCCGAGATGTCTACTACCGAGGTGAGGGTCCGTCTCGGGGGGTCCCCAGCGAAGGAGGCTCA is a window of Thamnophis elegans isolate rThaEle1 chromosome 13, rThaEle1.pri, whole genome shotgun sequence DNA encoding:
- the GLTP gene encoding glycolipid transfer protein is translated as MALLLEYEFRTLPADKQIDTEPFLEAVTHLPPFFDCLGTPLVYAPVKADLSGNIKKIRAVYESNPTKFKTLQNILEAEKEMHGSAWPKVGATLALMWLKRGLRFMQTLLQSLCDGEQDKENPNLIRVNALKAYEVALRKYHGWLLQKLFLGSVYALPYKSDLLKALEKGKEVKEEETFEKIHQFLSKATPILDTIYEMYAKMNAELSYKA